The Sesamum indicum cultivar Zhongzhi No. 13 linkage group LG6, S_indicum_v1.0, whole genome shotgun sequence genome has a segment encoding these proteins:
- the LOC105163185 gene encoding protein TRANSPORT INHIBITOR RESPONSE 1-like codes for MAYSFPEEVLEHVFSFLTSDKDRNAVCLVCKSWYEIERWCRRRIFVGNCYAVSPEIVIRRFPEVRAVEIKGKPHFADFNLVPEGWGAYVYPWVAAMSAAYPLLEEIKLKRMVVTDESLELISKSFKNFKVLVLSSCEGFTTDGLASIAANCRNLRELDLRESEVEDLSGHWLSHFPDNYTSLVSLNISCLGSEVSFSALERLVARSPNLRTLRLNRAVPLEKLPNLLRRAPQLVELGTGAYSAEIRSDTYSNLAEAFSACKQLKGLSGFWDVVPSYLPAMLHVCSGITSLNLSYATIQSPDLVQLVTQCRNLQRLWVLDYIEDSGLEALAASCKDLQELRVFPSDPFGAVPNVSLTEQGLVSVSEGCPKLQSVLYFCRQMSNAALVAIARNRPKLIRFRLCILEPRVPDYLTLEPLDTGFGAIVENCKELRRLSLSGLLTDRVFKYIGTHAKKLEMLSIAFAGDSDLGLHHVLSGCESLRKLEIRDCPFGDKALLANAAKLETMRSLWMSSCSVSYGACKLLGQKLPRLNVEVIDERGPPDSRPESCPVERLYVYRTVSGRRVDMPGFVWTMDEDASLRFS; via the exons ATGGCGTACTCGTTCCCGGAGGAAGTTCTCGAGCACGTCTTCTCGTTCTTGACCTCCGACAAAGACCGAAACGCTGTCTGCTTAGTGTGTAAGTCGTGGTACGAGATTGAGCGGTGGTGCCGCCGCCGTATTTTTGTTGGGAACTGCTATGCTGTCTCGCCGGAGATCGTGATCCGGCGGTTCCCGGAAGTTAGGGCGGTGGAGATTAAGGGGAAGCCGCATTTCGCGGATTTCAACCTCGTGCCGGAGGGTTGGGGAGCGTACGTGTACCCCTGGGTCGCTGCGATGTCGGCGGCTTATCCGTTGCTCGAGGAGATTAAGCTCAAGCGCATGGTGGTGACGGACGAGAGTCTCGAGCTGATCTCCAAGTCGTTTAAGAATTTCAAAGTTTTGGTGCTGTCTTCTTGCGAGGGCTTTACGACGGATGGTCTCGCGTCGATTGCGGCTAATTGCAg GAATCTCAGAGAACTAGATTTAAGGGAGAGTGAAGTTGAGGACCTTAGTGGGCATTGGCTTAGCCATTTTCCCGACAACTACACGTCATTGGTGTCACTTAATATATCTTGCTTAGGCTCTGAAGTGAGTTTCTCTGCTTTGGAGCGCCTGGTTGCGCGGTCACCTAACCTGAGGACTCTTCGGCTGAACCGTGCTGTACCCCTTGAGAAGCTGCCTAACCTACTTCGCCGTGCCCCCCAGTTGGTTGAATTAGGGACTGGTGCCTATTCGGCTGAAATTCGATCTGATACCTATTCAAACCTGGCTGAAGCATTCTCAGCCTGTAAGCAACTCAAAGGCTTGTCGGGTTTCTGGGATGTGGTCCCATCTTATCTTCCAGCCATGTTACATGTTTGCTCTGGGATCACTTCGTTGAACTTAAGTTATGCTACCATTCAAAGTCCTGATCTTGTCCAGCTTGTTACCCAGTGTCGAAACTTACAGCGACTATGG GTTCTGGATTACATTGAAGACAGTGGTCTGGAAGCTCTTGCTGCATCTTGCAAGGACCTGCAGGAATTGAGGGTGTTCCCTTCAGATCCTTTTGGAGCAGTACCTAATGTCTCTTTGACAGAACAAGGGCTTGTCTCTGTCTCAGAGGGCTGCCCCAAACTCCAGTCTGTCCTCTATTTCTGCCGACAGATGTCTAATGCTGCATTAGTTGCTATTGCGAGGAATCGTCCTAAGCTGATTCGCTTCCGACTCTGTATTCTTGAGCCTCGAGTTCCTGATTACCTAACCCTCGAACCACTTGATACTGGTTTTGGAGCAATTGTAGAGAACTGCAAGGAATTGCGGCGCCTTTCGCTGTCTGGCCTCCTCACAGATCgtgttttcaaatatattggGACCCATGCCAAGAAATTGGAGATGCTTTCTATAGCTTTCGCTGGGGATAGCGACTTGGGCCTCCATCATGTGTTGTCTGGTTGTGAAAGCCTTCGGAAACTGGAGATCAGGGACTGTCCTTTTGGGGACAAGGCTCTCTTGGCCAATGCTGCAAAGCTGGAGACAATGCGATCCCTTTGGATGTCTTCTTGCTCAGTAAGTTACGGAGCATGTAAGCTGCTTGGTCAGAAGTTGCCCAGGCTCAATGTTGAAGTTATAGATGAGAGAGGTCCACCTGATTCAAGGCCCGAAAGCTGCCCCGTTGAGAGACTCTATGTTTACCGGACTGTTTCTGGACGAAGGGTTGACATGCCCGGTTTTGTCTGGACTATGGATGAAGATGCATCCTTGAGATTTTCTTGA
- the LOC105163184 gene encoding rRNA-processing protein FYV7 has product MKKGGGNSERNEDKGRKVGGQDVIKNKKKMKKNMQRLGGRGGLSLEAFTNAKTRNDNYNPAIFKKQREFYRNAKYLQKYKRSLKQQQQLDVPCTSERPSEGENETREGDNNVNKNKRSKKTAQSLQELYQKKREEEEKARMEREAMIQAKKEEQQKAEARRRALKEKMFKKTKSGQPVMKYRIEHILETIQGPKS; this is encoded by the exons ATGAAGAAGGGTGGAGGAAATTCAGAGCGTAATGAGGATAAAGGGAGGAAGGTGGGCGGGCAGGATGTgatcaagaacaagaagaagatgaaaaagAATATGCAGAGGTTGGGAGGGAGAGGCGGCTTGTCGCTGGAAGCATTCACCAATGCGAAGACTAGGAATGACAATTACAATCCTGCCATTTTCA AGAAGCAAAGAGAGTTCTACAGAAATGCTAAATACTTGCAGAAATATAAGAGATCATTAAAGCAGCAACAGCAGCTGGATGTTCCATGCACATCCGAAAGACCATCAGAG GGTGAAAACGAAACCAGAGAAGGTGATAACAATGTTAACAAGAACAAGAGAAGCAAGAAGACTGCACAAAGTCTTCAAGAGTTGTATCAGAAGAAGCGTGAGGAGGAAGAGAAAGCTAGGATGGAGCGGGAAGCCATGATTCAGGCAAAGAAGGAAGAGCAGCAAAAAGCTGAAGCTCGAAGAAGAGCTCTCAAGGAGAAAAtgtttaagaaaacaaaatccGGTCAACCCGTTATGAAATACAGAATCGAGCATATCTTGGAAACAATTCAAGGTCCAAAAAGCTAG